The Aurantiacibacter arachoides genome window below encodes:
- a CDS encoding J domain-containing protein, with protein sequence MARSSDWGFPRWRGYESSREAAPVRLCDRHGCEEKGDCPAPKSPNSKDRWYFCQPHAAEYNRGWDYFQGLDKEEAESRAKAERSENAGYAEAQHYGWGGSGDGSRSADEMRALEVFELEADADFAAIKREWRARAKKVHPDVKPGDADAANEFQKLQLAYEVLKAAEERREWKGA encoded by the coding sequence ATGGCCCGTTCGAGCGACTGGGGCTTCCCCCGCTGGCGCGGATACGAAAGCAGCCGGGAGGCCGCGCCCGTCCGCCTGTGCGACCGCCACGGGTGCGAGGAGAAGGGCGATTGTCCCGCTCCCAAAAGCCCCAACAGCAAGGATCGCTGGTATTTCTGCCAACCCCACGCGGCCGAATACAACCGGGGCTGGGACTATTTCCAGGGTCTCGACAAGGAGGAGGCGGAAAGCCGCGCCAAGGCGGAGCGCAGCGAGAATGCCGGCTATGCCGAGGCGCAGCATTATGGCTGGGGCGGCAGCGGCGACGGATCACGCTCGGCTGACGAGATGCGCGCGCTGGAGGTGTTCGAGCTGGAAGCCGACGCCGATTTCGCCGCGATCAAGCGCGAATGGCGCGCAAGGGCGAAGAAGGTGCATCCCGACGTCAAGCCGGGCGACGCGGATGCGGCAAACGAGTTCCAGAAACTGCAACTGGCCTACGAGGTGCTGAAGGCGGCTGAGGAGCGGCGGGAATGGAAGGGCGCCTGA